The following proteins are encoded in a genomic region of Primulina huaijiensis isolate GDHJ02 chromosome 3, ASM1229523v2, whole genome shotgun sequence:
- the LOC140972861 gene encoding small ribosomal subunit protein RACK1-like → MAQEQLILRGTMRAHTDWVTAIATPVDNTDMIVSSSRDKSLIIWSLTKEDKTYGVARRRLTGHGHFVEDVVLSSDGQFALSGSWDGELRLWDLQTGNTARRFVGHTKDVLSVAFSIDNRQIVSASRDKTIKLWNTLGECKYTIQDQDSHSDWVSCVRFSPNALQPMIVSGSWDKNVKIWSLSNCKLRSTLSGHSGYVNTVAVSPDGSLCASGGKDGVILLWDLAEGKRLYSLEAGSVIHALCFSPNRYWLCAATESSIKIWDLESKSVVVDLKVDLKQESEMTAEGTDQTSACKNKINFCTCLNWSVDGSTLFSGYTDGVIRVWGIGRY, encoded by the exons ATGGCGCAAGAACAGCTGATCCTACGTGGCACGATGCGAGCCCACACCGACTGGGTCACGGCCATAGCCACGCCAGTGGATAACACCGACATGATCGTCTCCTCTTCCCGTGACAAGTCCCTCATTATCTGGTCCCTTACCAAGGAGGACAAGACATACGGTGTGGCCCGCCGCCGCCTCACGGGACACGGTCACTTCGTTGAGGACGTTGTTCTCTCGTCCGATGGCCAGTTCGCCCTCTCTGGGTCCTGGGATGGAGAGCTCCGTCTGTGGGACTTGCAGACTGGGAACACTGCTCGCCGCTTTGTGGGTCATACTAAAGACGTCTTGTCTGTTGCTTTCTCCATAGATAACCGCCAAATCGTCTCGGCTTCCAGGGATAAGACGATTAAGCTTTGGAATACGCTCGGTGAATGCAAGTATACGATTCAAGATCAGGATTCCCACTCCGATTGGGTTTCTTGTGTGAG ATTTTCTCCGAATGCCCTCCAGCCCATGATCGTTTCAGGATCTTGGGATAAAAATGTGAAGATTTGGAGCTTATCTAATTGTAAGCTGAGGTCAACACTTAGTGGCCATAGTGGATACGTAAACACTGTAGCAGTGTCTCCTGATGGGAGTTTGTGCGCGAGTGGTGGAAAAGATGGGGTGATTTTGCTCTGGGATCTGGCGGAAGGGAAGCGTTTGTATTCATTGGAGGCTGGATCGGTTATTCATGCTCTGTGCTTCAGCCCGAATAGGTACTGGTTATGTGCTGCAACTGAGAGTAGCATCAAGATTTGGGATTTGGAGAGCAAGAGTGTTGTTGTGGATCTTAAGGTTGATTTGAAACAGGAGAGTGAGATGACTGCTGAGGGGACTGATCAAACCTCTGCTTGTAAAAACAAG ATCAATTTCTGCACTTGCCTCAATTGGAGTGTTGATGGAAGCACACTTTTCAGCGGTTACACAGATGGGGTCATTCGAGTTTGGGGTATTGGACGTTACTGA